One genomic window of Haemorhous mexicanus isolate bHaeMex1 chromosome 17, bHaeMex1.pri, whole genome shotgun sequence includes the following:
- the CEP20 gene encoding centrosomal protein 20 isoform X1 codes for MATVAELKAVLKDTLEKRGALAQIKARIRAEVFNALDDQSEPRPTLSRENLLINELIREYLEYNKYKYSASVLTAESGQPEVPLDRQFLAKELNIVEDASGKSVRPLLYGILSHFLHGGKEESTQNILPKVSLLNYPKQNLGKPLAERNQKDRIPEPGRMAGMSIEEPLILQSIKR; via the exons ATGGCGACGGTGGCGGAGCTCAAAGCAG TTTTAAAGGACACTCTGGAAAAAAGAGGAGCTCTTGCCCAAATCAAAGCGAGGATCAGAGCTGAAGTGTTCAATGCCCTGGATGACCAGAGCGAGCCGCGGCCGACGCTATCCCGGGAGAACCTCCTGATCAATGAGCTCATTCGGGAATACCTGGAGTACAACAAGTATAAATACTCAGCATCTGTTCTGACGGCAG aatcCGGCCAGCCTGAAGTGCCCTTGGATAGGCAATTTCTTGCCAAAGAGCTGAATATAGTTGAAGATGCAAGTGGAAAATCAGT CAGACCTCTCCTGTATGGAATTCTCTCTCATTTCTTACACGGTGGTAAAGAAGAAAGTACCCAGAATATCCTTCCAAAAGTGTCCTTGCTGAATTATCCAAAGCAGAACCTTGGCAAACCACTTGCTGAGAGAAATCAAAAAG aCAGAATTCCAGAACCAGGAAGGATGGCTGGCATGAGCATCGAAGAGCCTCTCATTTTACAAAGTATAAAGAGATGA
- the CEP20 gene encoding centrosomal protein 20 isoform X2 translates to MATVAELKAVLKDTLEKRGALAQIKARIRAEVFNALDDQSEPRPTLSRENLLINELIREYLEYNKYKYSASVLTAESGQPEVPLDRQFLAKELNIVEDASGKSVPLLYGILSHFLHGGKEESTQNILPKVSLLNYPKQNLGKPLAERNQKDRIPEPGRMAGMSIEEPLILQSIKR, encoded by the exons ATGGCGACGGTGGCGGAGCTCAAAGCAG TTTTAAAGGACACTCTGGAAAAAAGAGGAGCTCTTGCCCAAATCAAAGCGAGGATCAGAGCTGAAGTGTTCAATGCCCTGGATGACCAGAGCGAGCCGCGGCCGACGCTATCCCGGGAGAACCTCCTGATCAATGAGCTCATTCGGGAATACCTGGAGTACAACAAGTATAAATACTCAGCATCTGTTCTGACGGCAG aatcCGGCCAGCCTGAAGTGCCCTTGGATAGGCAATTTCTTGCCAAAGAGCTGAATATAGTTGAAGATGCAAGTGGAAAATCAGT ACCTCTCCTGTATGGAATTCTCTCTCATTTCTTACACGGTGGTAAAGAAGAAAGTACCCAGAATATCCTTCCAAAAGTGTCCTTGCTGAATTATCCAAAGCAGAACCTTGGCAAACCACTTGCTGAGAGAAATCAAAAAG aCAGAATTCCAGAACCAGGAAGGATGGCTGGCATGAGCATCGAAGAGCCTCTCATTTTACAAAGTATAAAGAGATGA
- the CEP20 gene encoding centrosomal protein 20 isoform X3, giving the protein MATVAELKAVLKDTLEKRGALAQIKARIRAEVFNALDDQSEPRPTLSRENLLINELIREYLEYNKYKYSASVLTAESGQPEVPLDRQFLAKELNIVEDASGKSV; this is encoded by the exons ATGGCGACGGTGGCGGAGCTCAAAGCAG TTTTAAAGGACACTCTGGAAAAAAGAGGAGCTCTTGCCCAAATCAAAGCGAGGATCAGAGCTGAAGTGTTCAATGCCCTGGATGACCAGAGCGAGCCGCGGCCGACGCTATCCCGGGAGAACCTCCTGATCAATGAGCTCATTCGGGAATACCTGGAGTACAACAAGTATAAATACTCAGCATCTGTTCTGACGGCAG aatcCGGCCAGCCTGAAGTGCCCTTGGATAGGCAATTTCTTGCCAAAGAGCTGAATATAGTTGAAGATGCAAGTGGAAAATCAGTGTAA